A region from the Falco cherrug isolate bFalChe1 chromosome 17, bFalChe1.pri, whole genome shotgun sequence genome encodes:
- the NRGN gene encoding neurogranin isoform X1, whose protein sequence is MDCCNQEGACTKLDEDILDIPLDDPDANAAAAKIQASFRGHMTRKKIKGGEIDRKTKDAECANSTRGGDLRNGD, encoded by the exons ATGGACTGCTGCAAC CAGGAGGGAGCCTGCACAAAGCTGGACGAGGACATCCTGGACATCCCTTTGGATGATCCTGACGCCAACGCGGCGGCCGCCAAGATCCAGGCTAGTTTCCGCGGCCATATGACCCGCAAGAAGATCAAAGGGGGTGAGATCGATCGGAAAACCAAGGACGCTGAGTGCGCCAACAGCACCCGCGGCGGCGACCTCCGCAACGGCGACTAG
- the NRGN gene encoding neurogranin isoform X2 — MDCCNEGACTKLDEDILDIPLDDPDANAAAAKIQASFRGHMTRKKIKGGEIDRKTKDAECANSTRGGDLRNGD; from the exons ATGGACTGCTGCAAC GAGGGAGCCTGCACAAAGCTGGACGAGGACATCCTGGACATCCCTTTGGATGATCCTGACGCCAACGCGGCGGCCGCCAAGATCCAGGCTAGTTTCCGCGGCCATATGACCCGCAAGAAGATCAAAGGGGGTGAGATCGATCGGAAAACCAAGGACGCTGAGTGCGCCAACAGCACCCGCGGCGGCGACCTCCGCAACGGCGACTAG
- the ESAM gene encoding endothelial cell-selective adhesion molecule isoform X1 encodes MQLSPEMAERGRGEGRGGGGGGGGGGGGGGGGWGRSLTPGARNRVNVPKRGRVAPRSLCQERERSVRWTRRSDPGWIEDRDNLGRAGQDSSRGSVKPGSWSRRIPNLLFWGVSSAVLEVHVGTSLVFSVEGQQAVLPAWYTSHSQKKPYITWLLNKEDAGPFQILTYLDGVAKVEETELKPRVGFLYPILTHNISVFINATRERDSGQYMCTVNVVDDDTSTGKNIGVINLTVLVPPATPSCQLHGSPTVGANVTLSCASEKGKPSPGYQWQRTAPTLQVFFPPAQDRARGTLKLTNLSLDMSGLYVCVAENQAGSAECSILLEVHSTSTKAVIAGAVLGSLGALATVIFFAQRVVGYRRKKRDCQEEAANEIKEDAVAPKTPTWARSPASDTISKTSTLSSIAGTRERPYGAKPPSDTASILTTTGSYRGPPPRGGGRVPSLSPPTINGVPQRRQDPAAPPGSLPPSSLARAGAIPVMVPAQSRAGSLV; translated from the exons ATGCAGTTGAGCCCTGAGATGGcggagagaggaagaggagaaggaagaggaggaggaggaggaggaggaggaggaggaggaggaggaggaggaggatggggtcGATCCCTCACTCCCGGTGCCCGAAATAGGGTGAACGTCCCCAAAAGAGGGCGAGTTGCCCCCAGGAGCCTCTGCCAGGAGCGAGAGCGAAGCGTCAGGTGGACCAGGAG GTCTGACCCCGGTTGGATCGAGGACCGGGATAACCTGGGCCGAGCCGGGCAGGATTCGTCCCGAGGCTCCGTGAAACCAGGGAGCTGGAGCCGGAGAATCCCAAATCTCCttttttggg GTGTCTCCTCGGCTGTGCTGGAGGTGCACGTGGGGACAAGCTTGGTCTTCTCGGTGGAGGGGCAGCAAGCGGTGCTGCCCGCCTGGTACACCAGCCACTCCCAGAAGAAGCCCTACATCACCTGGCTGCTGAACAAGGAAGATGCTGGCCCCTTCCAG ATCCTGACCTACCTGGACGGGGTGGCAAAGGTGGAGGAGACAGAGCTGAAGCCCCGCGTGGGATTCCTGTACCCCATCCTCACCCACAACATCTCGGTGTTCATCAACGCCACCCGGGAGCGTGACTCGGGCCAGTACATGTGCACCGTCAACGTGGTGGATGACGACACCAGCACAGGCAAGAACATCGGTGTCATCAACCTCACCGTCCTGG TGCCACCAGCcacccccagctgccagctgcacGGCAGCCCCACCGTGGGAGCCAACGTGACGCTGAGCTGTGCCTCCGAGAAGGGGAAGCCCTCGCCCGGGTACCAGTGGCAGCGCACGGCCCCCACCCTGCAGGTCttcttcccccctgcccagg ACCGGGCCAGGGGCACCCTCAAGCTGACCAACCTCTCCCTGGACATGTCGGGTCTCTACGTCTGCGTGGCTGAGAACCAAGCGGGTTCAGCCGAGtgcagcatcctcctggagGTGCACTCAA CTAGCACCAAAGCAGTCATCGCCGGCGCCGTGCTGGGCTCCCTGGGTGCCCTTGCCACTGTCATCTTCTTCGCCCAGCGAGTCGTTGGCTACCGGAGGAAGAAACGTGACTGCCAGGAGGAGGCAGCCAACGAGATCAA GGAAGACGCCGTGGCCCCCAAAACCCCCACGTGGGCGAGGAGCCCGGCTTCGGACACCATCTCCAAAACCAGCACCTTGTCCTCCATCGCCGGCACCCGGGAGAGACCCTACGGTGCCAAACCCCCCTCCGACACCGCCTCCATCCTCACCACCACCGGCAGCTACCGGGGACCCCCACCCCGGGGAGGGGGACGCgtccccagcctctccccccCCACCATTAACGGGGTCCCCCAGCGCCGCCAGGAtccggccgcccccccggggTCGTTGCCCCCCTCCAGCTTGGCACGGGCAGGCGCCATCCCCGTCATGGTGCCGGCACAGAGCCGAGCCGGCTCCTTGGTGtga
- the ESAM gene encoding endothelial cell-selective adhesion molecule isoform X2: MGALPRAALALAALLGVSSAVLEVHVGTSLVFSVEGQQAVLPAWYTSHSQKKPYITWLLNKEDAGPFQILTYLDGVAKVEETELKPRVGFLYPILTHNISVFINATRERDSGQYMCTVNVVDDDTSTGKNIGVINLTVLVPPATPSCQLHGSPTVGANVTLSCASEKGKPSPGYQWQRTAPTLQVFFPPAQDRARGTLKLTNLSLDMSGLYVCVAENQAGSAECSILLEVHSTSTKAVIAGAVLGSLGALATVIFFAQRVVGYRRKKRDCQEEAANEIKEDAVAPKTPTWARSPASDTISKTSTLSSIAGTRERPYGAKPPSDTASILTTTGSYRGPPPRGGGRVPSLSPPTINGVPQRRQDPAAPPGSLPPSSLARAGAIPVMVPAQSRAGSLV; the protein is encoded by the exons ATGGGCGCGCTGCCGCGGGCTGCGCTGGCGCTGGCTGCGCTGCTGG GTGTCTCCTCGGCTGTGCTGGAGGTGCACGTGGGGACAAGCTTGGTCTTCTCGGTGGAGGGGCAGCAAGCGGTGCTGCCCGCCTGGTACACCAGCCACTCCCAGAAGAAGCCCTACATCACCTGGCTGCTGAACAAGGAAGATGCTGGCCCCTTCCAG ATCCTGACCTACCTGGACGGGGTGGCAAAGGTGGAGGAGACAGAGCTGAAGCCCCGCGTGGGATTCCTGTACCCCATCCTCACCCACAACATCTCGGTGTTCATCAACGCCACCCGGGAGCGTGACTCGGGCCAGTACATGTGCACCGTCAACGTGGTGGATGACGACACCAGCACAGGCAAGAACATCGGTGTCATCAACCTCACCGTCCTGG TGCCACCAGCcacccccagctgccagctgcacGGCAGCCCCACCGTGGGAGCCAACGTGACGCTGAGCTGTGCCTCCGAGAAGGGGAAGCCCTCGCCCGGGTACCAGTGGCAGCGCACGGCCCCCACCCTGCAGGTCttcttcccccctgcccagg ACCGGGCCAGGGGCACCCTCAAGCTGACCAACCTCTCCCTGGACATGTCGGGTCTCTACGTCTGCGTGGCTGAGAACCAAGCGGGTTCAGCCGAGtgcagcatcctcctggagGTGCACTCAA CTAGCACCAAAGCAGTCATCGCCGGCGCCGTGCTGGGCTCCCTGGGTGCCCTTGCCACTGTCATCTTCTTCGCCCAGCGAGTCGTTGGCTACCGGAGGAAGAAACGTGACTGCCAGGAGGAGGCAGCCAACGAGATCAA GGAAGACGCCGTGGCCCCCAAAACCCCCACGTGGGCGAGGAGCCCGGCTTCGGACACCATCTCCAAAACCAGCACCTTGTCCTCCATCGCCGGCACCCGGGAGAGACCCTACGGTGCCAAACCCCCCTCCGACACCGCCTCCATCCTCACCACCACCGGCAGCTACCGGGGACCCCCACCCCGGGGAGGGGGACGCgtccccagcctctccccccCCACCATTAACGGGGTCCCCCAGCGCCGCCAGGAtccggccgcccccccggggTCGTTGCCCCCCTCCAGCTTGGCACGGGCAGGCGCCATCCCCGTCATGGTGCCGGCACAGAGCCGAGCCGGCTCCTTGGTGtga
- the MSANTD2 gene encoding myb/SANT-like DNA-binding domain-containing protein 2 isoform X3, translating to MEEYSQEDWGNHSQDLHCYQTGEQELDEMPTTKRTLKIKQESSEDAQKRDVMQNIMQILESVQLKWELFQSWTDFSRLHLSNKLAIFGIGYNTRWKEDIRYHYAEISSQVPLGKRLREYFNSEKPEGRVIMTRVQKMNWKNVYYKFLEITISEARCLELHMEIDWIPIAHSKPTGGNVVQYLLPGGIPKSPGLYAIGYEECHEKPLSPLAEHRGTDPGNETQGELEVPSPQASLRVDMESARIIYCYLGIAEVRTLQQCLFLHFQANTKTFSKDWVGINAFLSQNCIVEPGVSPKSIYIKFVEVERDFLSAGSLVECLEKAIGYPLKFNN from the exons ATGGAGGAGTATTCCCAGGAGGACTGGGGAAACCACAGTCAGGATCTTCATTGCTACCAGACCGGTGAACAGGAATTGG ATGAAATGCCTACcacaaaaagaactttaaagATAAAACAGGAATCTTCAGAAGATGCACA gaaGCGTGACGTCATGCAGAATATTATGCAAATCTTGGAGTCGGTCCAGTTGAAGTGGGAGCTGTTTCAGAGCTGGACGGACTTCTCCCGGCTACATCTTTCTAACAAACTGGCCATTTTCGGCATCGGTTACAACACCCGCTGGAAGGAGGATATTCGTTACCACTACGCGGAGATCAGCTCGCAGGTACCCCTCGGCAAGCGGCTCCGGGAATATTTCAACTCGGAAAAACCGGAGGGTCGGGTTATCATGACCAGAGTGCAGaaaatgaactggaaaaacGTTTATTACAAATTCCTGGAGATCACCATCAGCGAAGCCCGATGCCTGGAGCTGCACATGGAGATCGACTGGATACCTATTGCTCACTCCAAACCCACCGGGGGAAACGTCGTCCAGTATTTATTGCCGGGAGGGATCCCCAAAAGCCCCGGCTTGTACGCCATCGGTTATGAAGAGTGCCACGAGAAGCCCCTCTCCCCGCTAgccgagcacagggggaccGATCCTGGCAATGAGACTCAAGGGGAGCTGGAGGTCCCTTCGCCGCAAGCCTCCCTCCGGGTGGACATGGAATCCGCCCGGATTATCTACTGTTACCTCGGCATCGCCGAGGTCCGGACTCTCCAGCAGTGCCTGTTTTTACACTTTCAGGCAAACACCAAAACCTTCAGCAAAGATTGGGTCGGGATCAACGCCTTTTTATCTCAGAACTGCATCGTTGAGCCCGGCGTGTCGCCCAAATCCATCTACATCAAATTTGTGGAAGTGGAGAGGGATTTTCTTTCCGCCGGCTCTTTGGTAGAGTGCCTGGAAAAAGCCATCGGATACCCCTTAAAATTTAACAACTGA
- the MSANTD2 gene encoding myb/SANT-like DNA-binding domain-containing protein 2 isoform X2 → MHSLLIQTGCKTLRRCYSRVKEHGVGKRKSSYTFEQLEQVFGQGGWDSQPCQPVLINSSGLYQELESDGSTMEEYSQEDWGNHSQDLHCYQTGEQELDEMPTTKRTLKIKQESSEDAQKRDVMQNIMQILESVQLKWELFQSWTDFSRLHLSNKLAIFGIGYNTRWKEDIRYHYAEISSQVPLGKRLREYFNSEKPEGRVIMTRVQKMNWKNVYYKFLEITISEARCLELHMEIDWIPIAHSKPTGGNVVQYLLPGGIPKSPGLYAIGYEECHEKPLSPLAEHRGTDPGNETQGELEVPSPQASLRVDMESARIIYCYLGIAEVRTLQQCLFLHFQANTKTFSKDWVGINAFLSQNCIVEPGVSPKSIYIKFVEVERDFLSAGSLVECLEKAIGYPLKFNN, encoded by the exons aCCCTTCGCAGGTGCTACAGCCGCGTGAAGGAGCATGGTGttgggaagaggaaaagcagctacACGTTTGAACAGCTGGAGCAGGTGTTTGGGCAGGGAGGATGGgactcccagccctgccagcctgtcCTCATCAACAGCAGCGGCTTGTACCAGGAGCTGGAGTCGGACGGCAGCACGATGGAGGAGTATTCCCAGGAGGACTGGGGAAACCACAGTCAGGATCTTCATTGCTACCAGACCGGTGAACAGGAATTGG ATGAAATGCCTACcacaaaaagaactttaaagATAAAACAGGAATCTTCAGAAGATGCACA gaaGCGTGACGTCATGCAGAATATTATGCAAATCTTGGAGTCGGTCCAGTTGAAGTGGGAGCTGTTTCAGAGCTGGACGGACTTCTCCCGGCTACATCTTTCTAACAAACTGGCCATTTTCGGCATCGGTTACAACACCCGCTGGAAGGAGGATATTCGTTACCACTACGCGGAGATCAGCTCGCAGGTACCCCTCGGCAAGCGGCTCCGGGAATATTTCAACTCGGAAAAACCGGAGGGTCGGGTTATCATGACCAGAGTGCAGaaaatgaactggaaaaacGTTTATTACAAATTCCTGGAGATCACCATCAGCGAAGCCCGATGCCTGGAGCTGCACATGGAGATCGACTGGATACCTATTGCTCACTCCAAACCCACCGGGGGAAACGTCGTCCAGTATTTATTGCCGGGAGGGATCCCCAAAAGCCCCGGCTTGTACGCCATCGGTTATGAAGAGTGCCACGAGAAGCCCCTCTCCCCGCTAgccgagcacagggggaccGATCCTGGCAATGAGACTCAAGGGGAGCTGGAGGTCCCTTCGCCGCAAGCCTCCCTCCGGGTGGACATGGAATCCGCCCGGATTATCTACTGTTACCTCGGCATCGCCGAGGTCCGGACTCTCCAGCAGTGCCTGTTTTTACACTTTCAGGCAAACACCAAAACCTTCAGCAAAGATTGGGTCGGGATCAACGCCTTTTTATCTCAGAACTGCATCGTTGAGCCCGGCGTGTCGCCCAAATCCATCTACATCAAATTTGTGGAAGTGGAGAGGGATTTTCTTTCCGCCGGCTCTTTGGTAGAGTGCCTGGAAAAAGCCATCGGATACCCCTTAAAATTTAACAACTGA